Genomic window (Dyadobacter fanqingshengii):
TATGAAACCGAGCAGAAAACCGGGCAGCGCTATCTGAAATGCTATGTTCCGGACGGCAACAATTTTAATTTATACAAAACCAATGCAATCAATGGCAAGCTGAACATTGCGGATACGTTGCTGCATGAAGTGCGTATTAAGATCACGGATTCTTACGAAAATGCCTCCGAGCTTGTCTTTACAATCAAGGGTGAGCCTAAAAATCCGCCGCTTCCGGTTTATGATGTTGAAATAAATCCTGAATACATTCAGACGGACGTGCAGGAAAACACATTGATCGTGAAAGCAAAACATTATCGCAGCACCATTCCATTTGCGACCTATTATTCCAATGGAAAGGAAGTGAAAAAAGACCCGGATTTTTATGCAAGTGAGACAGCGGTTTTCCTGACAGACCTGAGAACATATACGCCCGATTCGGTTCAAATTGGCAAAACGACTGTGAAGACTTACCTGCGAAGTCAAATTTATCCGGCGGTTGCATCGAGTTATAAGGCTGAAAAATGGTCGGTTGATTTTAAAAACACCAGCATATTTGACACATTGTTCCTGACCGGTCAGCAGAATTTCAATGCATTAACCATCAATAATCGCGGAACGGCGCTTAAAGATTATATTTCTGTTGCATTCTCGCCGGAGAATGTCCCGGAAAACAAGGAAAAAACGCGTGTTTACCGCTATTTGGATGGTTATTATCGCTTTTTAGGAGGAACGTGGGTGGATAATGAGATTAAGTTTGAAACAAGGGAGCTCGGAACATTTGTTATCCAGGCTGACACTGTTCCTCCGAAGATCCGGCTGGTGGAGCATAGTAAGGACAGGATTCGCGGATTTATCGGCGACGCCACTTCCGGGGTTGATCATTACAAAGCATTGGTCAACGGGGAATGGGTGCTGATGAATTTTGATTCCAAAAAAGGCTATATCTGGTCAGAAAAGCTGGATCCTGAGCTGCCGTTTGAAGGCGAACTGACGCTGGAAGTGACAGATAGGGCAGGAAATAGTACTATCTTGCAAACCGAATTGAAAGATCTGCCGGTTGTGCGGAAAAAAACGAAAAAACGAAAAAGGTAAAAGTATGGGACTTCAAGTTGGCGATCCCGCCCCCGCATTTTCTGCGAAAGATCAGGACGGTAAAGAGGTGAAACTTTCTGATTTTAAAGGAGAAAAACTCATTCTTTACTTTTATCCAAAGGACGATACACCCGGTTGTACGGCGCAGTCATGTAACCTTCGCGATAATTATGATGTTCTTTTAAAGAGAGGTTATAAAGTGCTGGGCGTAAGTGTGGATGATGAGAAATCGCACAGGAAATTTATCAAAAAATATAACCTTCCTTTTCCGTTACTGGCTGATACTGACCAGAAATTGGTAAATGATTATGGCGTTTGGGGCGAAAAGAAATTATTTGGCAAAGAATATATGGGTATCATCCGCACAACATTCGTCATTGATGAAAAGGGTGTGATTGAAGAAGTGGTGCAGAAAGTGGATACGGAAAATCACACTGATCAAATTCTTAACAAAAGTGAGTAATAAACAGTCATTCGGAAAGCCGTAATAATAGGACATTTACGTGCTGAAAATGAACGCATGAAGAACGTATTTGATAAATAGAAAATCGATAAACATGGAAGTTGAACAATTAGAAAAAGTAGCCTCACAAGTGCGCAGGGACATTGTCCGTATGGTGCACGGCTGCCAGTCGGGACACCCCGGAGGTTCTTTGGGCTGTACAGAATTACTTGTGGCGCTTTATTTTGAGCGTATGCAATTGAAAGAACAGGATGGTAAGCCGGTTTTTGACATGAATGGCAAGGATGAAGACCTCTTTTTCCTTTCTAATGGACATATTTCGCCAGTTTGGTATAGTACGCTTGCGCGCAAAGGATATTTCCCGGTTGAGGAAATGGCAACTTTCCGTAAGCTGAATTCGCGCTTACAGGGTCACCCGACCACGCACGAGCACTTGGAAGGCATTCGTATTGCATCCGGATCACTAGGACAGGGAATGTCTGTGGCGATCGGTGCTGCGATGGCAAAGAAACTGAACGGTGACAAGGGTCATGTTTACGTGTTGATGGGCGATGGCGAGCAGCAGGAAGGCCAGGTTTGGGAAGCAGCAACATTTGCGCCGCACCACCAGGTTGATAACCTCGTTGCATTCATTGACTTAAACGGTCAGCAAATTGACGGCCCGACGGTGAAAGTAATGAACAACCGCGATCTGGGTAAAAAATATGAAGCATTCGGATGGGAAGTGATTTCTATCGAAGAAGGCAACGATATGGCAGCAGTGCTAAAAGGTCTTTACGAGGCAAAAAGCAGACTTGGACACGGCAGACCGATCATGGTTTTGTTGCACACAGGGATGGGTTATGGCGTCGATTTCATGATGGGCAGCCACAAATGGCACGGCGTAGCGCCTAATGATGAGCAACTTGCGGCAGCGCTTGGCCAGTTGGAAGAAACAATGGGAGACTATTAATTATATACAATGAAAAAATACACCTTCACTGAGAAGAAAGATACACGTTCGGGCTTTGGGGCTGGGATGCATGTGTTGGGGCAGCAGAATCCTAATGTGGTGGCACTTTGTGCTGACTTGGTTGGTTCGCTGAAACTCGAACCATTTATAAAAGAAAATCCGGACCGTTTCATCCAATGCGGTATTTCGGAAGCCAATATGATCGGCGTTTCTGCCGGTTTGACCATTGGCGGTAAAATTCCTTTCGCTACAACATTCGCAAACTTTGCTACTGGCCGTGTTTATGACCAGATCCGTCAAAGTGTTGCTTATTCCAACAAAAATGTAAAGATCTGTGCTTCACACGCAGGTTTAACATTGGGAGAAGATGGCGCTACGCACCAGATCCTTGAAGATTTGGGGATGATGAAAATGCTGCCGGGAATGACCGTTATCAATCCTTGCGATTACAACCAGACAAAGGCGGCTACCATTGCGATCGCTGATTACGAAGGTCCTGTTTACCTGCGTTTCGGTCGTCCGGTAATCCCGGTTTTCACGGATGCGGATCAGAAATTTGAGATCGGTAAGGCGTGGATGGTGAATGAAGGAACGGATGTGAGCATTTTTGCAACGGGCCATATGGTTTGGGAAGCGATCCAGGCTGGTGAACTTCTGGAAGCAGAGGGCATCAATGCGGAGATCATTAACATTCACACCATTAAGCCTTTGGACGAAGAGGCGATCCTGAAATCTGTGGAGAAAACGGGTTGCGTTGTGACAGCTGAGGAACATAACCGCATTGGTGGTTTGGGAGACAGCGTTGCGCAGGTTTTGGTTAAAAACAAACTGGTTCCTCAGGAATATGTGGCTGTTA
Coding sequences:
- a CDS encoding M23 family metallopeptidase is translated as MHYLFRTMVRIGLFFSGLMGLCSLSIAQTQTYPKGYYQFPIRPGLANSLAGGLGDLRTNHFHAGLDIRTEQREGLNVYAAAEGYVYKVAVQRSGYGNVIYLRHPNGQTTVYGHLLKFSDPLATYVREEQYKKQTFEIDLFPEAGKFNFRKGEIIALSGNTGGSAGPHLHFEIRDSKDNYLNPLYFGFNEIKDVTPPKFVNLAIRPLDINGRVNSQFDRKVYAPVKLKDGSYRLPDTVSATGIIGIDMVAHDQMTGTGFRYGLQCIEIKMDGDEVFSYNIEIFPNSATRDYNNLIDYETEQKTGQRYLKCYVPDGNNFNLYKTNAINGKLNIADTLLHEVRIKITDSYENASELVFTIKGEPKNPPLPVYDVEINPEYIQTDVQENTLIVKAKHYRSTIPFATYYSNGKEVKKDPDFYASETAVFLTDLRTYTPDSVQIGKTTVKTYLRSQIYPAVASSYKAEKWSVDFKNTSIFDTLFLTGQQNFNALTINNRGTALKDYISVAFSPENVPENKEKTRVYRYLDGYYRFLGGTWVDNEIKFETRELGTFVIQADTVPPKIRLVEHSKDRIRGFIGDATSGVDHYKALVNGEWVLMNFDSKKGYIWSEKLDPELPFEGELTLEVTDRAGNSTILQTELKDLPVVRKKTKKRKR
- the bcp gene encoding thioredoxin-dependent thiol peroxidase produces the protein MGLQVGDPAPAFSAKDQDGKEVKLSDFKGEKLILYFYPKDDTPGCTAQSCNLRDNYDVLLKRGYKVLGVSVDDEKSHRKFIKKYNLPFPLLADTDQKLVNDYGVWGEKKLFGKEYMGIIRTTFVIDEKGVIEEVVQKVDTENHTDQILNKSE
- a CDS encoding transketolase, whose protein sequence is MEVEQLEKVASQVRRDIVRMVHGCQSGHPGGSLGCTELLVALYFERMQLKEQDGKPVFDMNGKDEDLFFLSNGHISPVWYSTLARKGYFPVEEMATFRKLNSRLQGHPTTHEHLEGIRIASGSLGQGMSVAIGAAMAKKLNGDKGHVYVLMGDGEQQEGQVWEAATFAPHHQVDNLVAFIDLNGQQIDGPTVKVMNNRDLGKKYEAFGWEVISIEEGNDMAAVLKGLYEAKSRLGHGRPIMVLLHTGMGYGVDFMMGSHKWHGVAPNDEQLAAALGQLEETMGDY
- a CDS encoding transketolase family protein is translated as MKKYTFTEKKDTRSGFGAGMHVLGQQNPNVVALCADLVGSLKLEPFIKENPDRFIQCGISEANMIGVSAGLTIGGKIPFATTFANFATGRVYDQIRQSVAYSNKNVKICASHAGLTLGEDGATHQILEDLGMMKMLPGMTVINPCDYNQTKAATIAIADYEGPVYLRFGRPVIPVFTDADQKFEIGKAWMVNEGTDVSIFATGHMVWEAIQAGELLEAEGINAEIINIHTIKPLDEEAILKSVEKTGCVVTAEEHNRIGGLGDSVAQVLVKNKLVPQEYVAVNDSFGESGTPTQLMEKYGLTAKHIVEAAKRAIERKS